The following DNA comes from Diadema setosum chromosome 20, eeDiaSeto1, whole genome shotgun sequence.
CCACCTATATTTGCTGGGAGAAAGCCCGCCAAAATTAAGGTAATGACTTGCATTTATGTATCAAATGAAGATGACACGCAGACCCTGAAGTGTGAGGATCAATTTAATACACTGGACTAGCGATGGAGACATGCCATTGAGAAACATTTCCATAGAATTCTCACATATGAATTTTCCATCCAAAGTTCATTTTGTAAAACAATATTGGCTGCTCGTAAACAAACTCTCATGCAGTCTTATTCGTAGCCAGTGAACACCATCATACATATTataatcttttttgtttgtttgttttgacgtacaatgagattttttttcctatagGATTCTTCAAATGGCATTGCATTAAAAAATGTGTctgttttctcttcatgacTTTAAGTACTGGAACGTTTTCTTTGAAACTGTGAAAACTGTAAGACATCGTACCAGTTTTTGTATGATcgtgtgttttgcttttgtatGAGACATCATGTCTGTTAAGGTAGGATGCAGGACTTGTAACTTGACCTCTGATAAAcatagtgtaggcctacgtgcTATTAGTTTTAATCAAACAAATCTTGGCAGTATTTGTCCTCGTCCAGGCAAAGCAATCACGTTGGCTCCTCAATTTCTTTACGGATACATGaaagtttttgcttgttttattttttccttgtcGGAAATGTTACTCAAGGAATCAGAAGAGGAAGTGATGATAAAAGAATGACAGCAATCACTGGGAAATGTTGTGTACACGAGTCACTTCTGGTACGGTGGGGGAGGGTGTAGAGGGGGAAACGCTTGGTAGCCTCTTGAGATCAAGACCTATGAGATACACATTATCAGCATACAGTTCATGGATGGGACTGAAGAGACATCTTTACCATTTTACCATTACTTTGCCGTCTTTTAAAAGTAGGTTCCGTTTACATTGTCCATCAAGGATACTAGAAGATGCCCCTGGCATAGGTACAGTATTTACAAAAGGAAAAGAATTCAAAAATTCAACTTTCTCATTCAGGCAAATGCATCCATCGTAAACATCGTACACTCTTTAAGCTTCACTGTAGCTGTATTGAGCTTTCTTATACCAGCTGCCCGAAACATTTTTGACTGAAAAAGGGGGGAAATTGAAACGAGGACTTCTGCCATGGTGATGCCAGTATTTCACCTCCCGATTTTGGTTCCAATAACTTATTAAATCAGGTTGTGTCCAGTCACACCAAACGTCCCAACAATATGAGAAGGGCTCGGGGAGTAtggggagattttttttttttttttttgcataatatcgTACACTGTAcctatacagggtggcccagaaagaacggaacacctaagatctttaatttcaacaatattgttgcaaatatgtcattattttgcacaatgtTGGGAAGGCCATTCATTTTCCAATTGAATGACACtaagttctttaattttggtaaatgtgttatgattttaggaccattgtcaacccttgcaattttcaaaatgtgatcatttttgcactctcagagatgccgaaaccagcgagaattcggcttgccatagaaccagtGGCATTCACAATGATATTCACAATGACATACACATTATTTGCAATGATAACGGACCTGGCAACCACCTCCCGCCCCGCATTccacacattttgaaaattgcaacggttgacaaaaatggtcctgAAATCCTAACGCAtaaaccaaaattaaagaatttggtgtcattctattggaaaaagaatggccttttCAATAGTATGCAAGattatgacatatttgcaacgatattgctgaaattaaagatcttagttgttccgttctttctgggccaccctgtatagatatgccaaaaaaaaaaagaggaaaaattcCCACTTCAAGGTGATCTTCACTCCATGTGTTGGCATCGTTACAGGAGTAAATTTGCACAAACTGGAAAGTAAATTTCGGTAAGATTTGACAAATAATGAGAAGGATACTTATTGGATACTAAAATGTCACAGACTTAAGAGatcgagggagagagagattggTCACACATTTACGTCGACAGACTGTATACATAGCAGATTGTCATTCCGGTTAATCTAATTTAATCTAATACAACTTCATAACTAATTTCtactcaaccccccccccccccatttacaGCAAAACTCTATACTTTGATGATATGTCGAATTTActttctgaatttgaatttcttttatAATTCAAACGTCAGTACATACATATGAGTGGAAACTAACAGGGCACTCCTGATAAGGTGATAACCGAAAACACGGTACATTTGTCAAATCAGTGGAACGTTCAACAGATCTGTCTGTTAGAGACCACTCTATGTATCTGTAGCACCATGATTAAGAAAAGTTACCTTTCACTTTCCTGAATGGGGTAGACTGTTGACCGCAGTAGTCATTGAAAGTGTGTTCGAGAATCACTTTAGGATACAGAATCCTCGCTCTTTTCAGTAGTATACAGTGGTATAGGTATATGAATTTAAACCACACCATGTACAAAGGCAGACATTTGACATGAATATAAGTTGAAGTATTGTTGAGTTTATTTGCAACTGTAATATGGGGGATTACACATTCTGACGTTATAGCAGTTTCAATAGCTTTCTATGAAAGTATCCGTAGAAGAAGTGCTATCTAATTTAGGCATTGATTAACCACAATGCAGTTCACAATTTGCACCGTCTGTGTTTTCCTCTTATTTAAACATGGAGTAGTATACCAATTATCTGCGTGAAGTCAAGGCTAATTAtttcgttttttcttttttctttttttgtacaaattagtgatattcattttgataaGGCTTGAATGCAACGACATTGTAGAGGTTCTAGAATTTAAACAGTTAACATGGCAAATGTCATGTTACAAGACATTCTCTCTCCTGAATGTATTTAAACATCATTTCTTGCAGTAAATATTATATCATACAATGCTTCATCAGCATTGGTATATGCTATGTTGATGTTGTAGTTGCATGACTGATTAAATACTAATCACAACAAGACAATGGCATGTTACGTAAAAACCTATTATAGAATATGACTTAACACACAAGAGTACGGAAGCATGCTCGTCCACATTACCACGCAGCTTGCATATAGCTTGTAGTGCATTCATAGAAGTAATACTGTATGCGATTCGTCGATTCATAGTTAAGCAATGTATACTTAGTGTCACAAACAATATTAGGCCATACAGCCAAACTGATGTCAGTTGAAAGTTCTGGTAGATAAATTTGATCTAGTACTCCTTCGTAGAAGTGTGTATTACAACCATAAAGAATGGTCTTATGTGGAATAATGTACACTGTCTAAAGTAATAAAGTCCTTCTTGTTTGAAGGTATGCAGTGTTCTCAGTGCACTATTCATGACGTCTCCTACTATTAGTGCATGCAAGCATGCATATTGTATCAAATATGATGTGCTCACCACACAAATGCCAGACCAAGGAGGTTGGGTATCTAGGCCATTGGTGGAACACGTCAgcgaaatttgaggaaaattggacaatctgttcaaaattaTAAATTGTTCAAGATTCGCTGGCTGACAAGACTACTTGTCATCACTGTAGGACAGTAATTAAACGAATACTGTACAAGGAAAATTAATGATAACTCACGCTGTCACGTTTCATGAAACGCACACATTCAATTGACTTTTTACTGTCATTTGTTGAGAGTAATATTATCcatctgctttctgaaagaggggAGTCATGTGCTCTGTCATGCTAGAAATGTGacagtttattttgataataagATACAGTatgccatccccccccccaaaaaaaaaaacaacaaaatacaatcgGACTTTCGCATTGATCTCTTTCAAAATGATTTAACAATCTGAAACTATAACTTTTTATCtgcattttgcagaaaaccctcATTTAATTTGGTTAAGGTGTCATAGAGAAATATGGATCGTTGTAAAACATGTCATGGGTCcgtttcttccaagttcagcacCTGGATGCTCGTGGAActgtgaatacaatgtacaaaactgggagggaagggattcctgacatgctctacaaaaaccctcatttctctttgaccactaaaGCAAATCGGAAgaggttttctgtaagatttGGGTAATAAATTAAagtttcataccttgaaattgCATTTGGATTAACTAcctttaaagttatcgttgctgAGGCCcgttatatttattttttttttttggggggggggggaaggggggagggacaTATGGTAGCGCCCACATACtagtaatatacatgtatattatatatatatatgtagataaGTTCTTTCAGGTTTCCAATATTCGATACCAAATGTTTATATATCACGTCATATCATATCTCATAtcaagatgaaataaaaatgaagtttgaagtgattatgtataattattatgtatatctATACCAGCTATCAAACCGTAACCAAACTTTTAGTTCAGTCGGGTCTTCTGGAAAAGCTGAATCCATTATCATAAGGAGATGGCAACACGTAAAATTCCAATCGTAGGCGTACGTTATAGAAATACCGAGCGTGATATTTacttcatatttttatttttctcttcctctttttacGTTTTCgtttttcatgtttccactACATGCCTACTTGgtacaaaaactttaaaaaatggcTTCCATTataaaatattgttttcatggaaatctATCACAGTATTTATCACATTTAAACAGTTGTAGTTAGAGTCTAACTTAAGAACGATTGTCCATTCCAGTGATGTGATTGTGTTAACACGAACCAGGACGTTTATAATTAAGACAACGTCTTGCTTGACTGGACATATTGCACGTATAATTATTCAAgttgttcaagttgatttatttcattttcaaaaaacaaataattagaaatacaatgaaacactcGTATATACAGATGTCAGGAAaccagtaccacaatgcgattaacagaataacattgtaagaAAGATACATAAAAATTATCGacagagaaaacaaataaattttACGTCACAGTGGTACAGGAAGAAAcaaaattgctggaaatggaggggactgctaaaagcagagcttgtagaatgcagtcccctcttaaaaaaataaatctaattgcaaaaaaaaaaaaaaaaatccctcagcggtagtaaaacaaaaacaaaaaacagagtaatacacacatacatgcacataaggACGCATATTAACAAACACAAggcggctctcttgtaaggGAAAAAtgatgagaggatagaaagatagtaAAGAAGGTAATAAGTCAGAGGTGgacaagggggaggggagaggagagggaaatggtgggtcataacagtaaagaaaaaatgaattattaGTTTGCATATGAAGTTTTTGAATAATTCTTTAACTTCAAAGAAAAAGTATCGAAACTTAGAGCTTCTGTTATATTATCAAGCGAATTCCAGAATTTCGGTCGAGAGAAGGAGAATACAAgagaattattgattaagcaaCTCAACGattcaccatcataatcatgataatgtgcTTTTATGCTTTAACCATGTCCACGACTAGTATGATCTGATAATTTAACAGCTTATATGAGAAGGAAAGTTAATGCTATCCAGTAAATGACATGTGCATGAGTTAATAAACTCTGCACTGGGACACAAAATGACCTGCTAATCACGGAGAAATACACTCGTGTCATAAAATCACTTGTGGTTTTTTcacagcgaaaaaaaaatacaattcttaCACATACATTGTCTGCATCTTTCTTGATATAACCTTAAAACCATGCACTGTATAGGTTGACCATAGCGAGAAACAGAGAAAGCACTACCTGTTGGTCATGTACCTTGACGCATGCATtgagaaaaaaacccaacagtTACAGCTTATTTCTCTACGCTTTTACTTTGAGAGTACataatttgataaataaaaCACAGTTCGGACTTGATAGCAGTCTTAAATTAGACTACAAATCATTTGACACGATCTACGTACGATGAATCATATACTTAGAAACATTATAACGTAAGGTTCCATAATTTTGTGGTCTATGAAATCATGTACTGACGTGACTCCTGTAATTTTACGTCACCTTTTTGCCGCTGTCACGTTTTTGCTTTTTAAAGATCAAAGCTACATCATGGATTCGTAGCTTTTCACCTTGTCTGATGGGCTGAGCAAATTTTGCCTTGCAGTTGAGAATTGCTGTGTAAGGGGATCTATTTTGTTTCGACCGACGATTTACAGACGACATTCTACGTCGTGATTCTGAGCCACTGGCCTTTAAGTATTTTGGTGTTTGCTTGGGCTGGCCAATTGCAATGGCTgcatgatatttttgtgaaacaAAAGGCAACTTTGACCTTAACTTTATTTCGATCTGATCCTGTGACACCTTTTTCACAGTCACGCGCAGCACTTTGTCTTTTCCTTTCTGGAAAATCTGTTTCTCTCCACCTGCTTTCTTGATCCAAGGAGAAACATGAAGCCGCCTCTGCGAACCAACGGTGATGGCAACGCTTTCAAATCTGGCATCTTGCCGAATCTGATCTTTGGAGCCATCGCTGTTTGGTGGACGGAGATACAGCCTTGGATCTGGGAACTCATCCGGTAGTTCTCCGTGCGAGCCTTCGCGGAAGAGTGTCTGTAGCTGCCATACTTCCAAAGGTAAATCGGGAAGCTTTTCTGAGGCCCTCAAAAATACAGCAGTGGTTGTCACCTTCAGCAACTGTGCGGCATTCATGAACGGAAAGCGGATGCACTTGATGACTTCAACAAAGATGTTGTCGTCCTCGCACTGATTGAGCCACGGCTCAATCTTCTCAAAGAGGGCGTACTCGCTCTCGACGACCAAGTCGGGTCCACTGTCCAGTACGAGCAGCAACGTCGCTGCATCCATGTCGAGCAGCTGCTGACCTGAGAGAAAGTTGAAATTTGTTAGAAGGGATTGGTGGCACAGATTGATGACGTTTGGCACGTTGAATGCTCGGGCCTTCGGCAAAAGCGAAAGCATCGTAACCGAATCACTTGAACTGATGTCGATGAACTCATTACAGAACCCATGAAGTTCAGGGATCATGTATTTGTCGGCAAGTCGGACCAGCGATAAGACGTTGTCAGTGGTCAGGGTTACCGTAGCAGTGTACAAGAACTTTAGAAAATCCTCGAAAACTAGTGCCTCGGGGTCTTCCTCTACCAGTTTCTGTCGGATTACTTGTCCAGAAGCGTTGTCGCTACGTTCGTCACAAAGCTCATTGTGGGGTTGCCAGGTGGGGTCAGACAACATCGTTTTAAAAACTTCACTCCATGCGCAGAGAACTAGACGATGAGCAAAGAACGTGCGATCCCCTACGCTAAGAATCAGATCGCTATACAGTTTCTGATCGTATAATGGTCCAAAGGCAGTGTCTCCATCACCCAGATTTCCTTTTCGCGTGCCTTCCTATACAAGTACAACAATAAAGTACATAAATTTCCATTGTGTAGTGCAATGTACTTGGATAATGTGCCTTTGCTTTCTAGATGAAACGTTTTCACTTCCTTCTCGAAAAGATTGAACAGATTGGCCTAACTGGACAATAGGTGAAGTTATCAAAATGCCATGTTGTTTGATGGACTGCTTATTACACACGATTAATCAATAGCGTAGAGACGTTATGATTAGacaagagagggggagagagagagagagacaggggcAGTGGGTCTAGCACTCGGCTGAATATCGCAAGTTTACCTTTCGTGCATTCTTGCAGGCTATAAATTCCTCAGAAGAAcataaattgggggggggggcgctttgGCGGGGGACAGGTGTATGGTGCCCGTTCGTAAACATTCTACCATACTGGCAACAACACCTGCCAAGTTTGCATAAAATGTTGATTatgtgtttcaaaaaaaaagatcaaaatgtGCAAACAGGTTTTGAATTTGGTCCCAACCCCAAGCAATCTGCGAAGGGGGCCATTTCCCATAACCTGATACCACTCTCGTAAATTCCAATGTACTTTATATTTTTAAGAGAATTCTggtctccctttttttttaattcaattcaatttcaatttattttcatatttctcgatgaaaaaaaaatacatcaaatattacaaaatttaataatacatgatatccagccGGGAGGCAtaatagaatattgcaaacatgATAAGAATATCATAGTCGATCTATGAAAGTTATAATAtgagaatgaatgctaaagaactATGATggaaccaaggaggttttagagaatggagtcacaaccacCTTATttctttgctagatgttcgaagccgccgctcaaaaatatttgaagcatgtgccaaacaggatctgccgcgcagatacgaagacaattgactcgtgtctcattgcataatcactagccactttcaaaggaagatatgtcttgtgataataattacttttcgctatcccttcttataaaaggtaggtggtacagacacgaggatgtgcgaatagaaattgagcagaatatgctgaaataaagatgaaaattactcgactgggcatacctgggcactaatctgatatatctatcaataaagaattatacttgaagattactCCATATTAGTtccatttgtggaaattaagcggaaaagtgataaaaccagctttccagtatggtacagttttaaacattttcacatgatacaactctgatttacacttttgcacaaatttctggacgggattgacttttgttttacatgctttatcattaagtgaaatttcatttcatttaatgaataaataaataagcaaaatatggccaacattatgaaaacattcaaaatgaatcttcagattgctcagcaagacggcggcgtcgaacatcgatcatcaaaggcacaagtgcacctgtggaattcttttgtacatcaatagaaatctgacaactgtttgaatattACAGCCAGTTCATGTACAAAACCTCGTTGATGGAACCTACCTAGAAGCAAGCTCGTCGAGCGTAGGTCCCAGTCATTAAACTCTCATTTGGGAGACTTTGGGACCCCCAGGGGGGCCGCAAGTGGGGCATGATGCCAatttacaaatacaaatataatattcAAACATCCCAGCAAAAACACCTGCCAAGTCTTGTAAAAATTTGACCATGCGTTCTTAATAAGAGGAAGAAAACGTGAAAACTGGCCCATTAATATAGTCCCTACAAGGGCGCAGAGGGGGCATTCCCGTATCCGCCATCAACACACTTGAAAACGCAATCACCACACATAGCTCTTTTACTTCAGGTTCTAGAGATTGTGCTCATTTGTTTAAATATAAGATTTTCCAGAAgataaaaatctgaaaattggGCCCCAATTTGGCCCTCGGGCCAACCCAGGATCTGCCATAAACAACGTCAACAAGAAATTACAGTCACcaatgtacaaactcaaagccctaaccaaggaggtttaagagttggagttccaactggctgtaattactcaaacagttgtcagatttctattgatgcacaaaagaattccacaggtgcacttgtgcctttgatgatcgatgttcgacgccgccgtcttgctgagcaatctgaagattcattttgaacgttattaTAATGTTGGCCACATTTCacttatttatctattaaatgaaatgaaatgtcacttaatgataaagcatgtaaaacaaaagtcaatcccgtccagaaagtggtgcaaaagtgtaaatcaaagctgtatcatgtgaaaatgtttaaaactgtaccatccttgaaagctggttttatcacttttccccttaatttccacaaatgaaactaatatgcaATAATCtccaagtataattctttattgatagacaTGTCAGATTAgcgcccgggtatgcccagtcgagtaattttcatctttatttcagtattttttgcccaatttctattcgcgcgtCCTCGTGTCAGTACAACCTACCTTTTTACGacgggatagcgaaaagtaattaccatcacaaagaaatatcttcttagaaagtggctggtgattatgcaatgagacacgagtctattgtcttcctatctgcgtggcagatcctgtttggcacatgcttcaaatatttttgagtggcggcatcgaacatctagcaaaggaaatgagacagttgtgactccattctcttgaacctccttgccCTAACTAAGCTCTAACACTTCTGCTtttagagaagaagattttaaaATATTTCTTAATTTGGGGCTCATGGAACAAAtcgagatcctatccccctggGGCTGAAACTTGCCAAGTTTTGGGGAAATTTGACCATGTAtttcttaagaagaagaatgcgaaattgtttaaagggaagataaaccccaagagcaatgtggattgagtgaaagtagcaacattagtagaacacatcagtgaaagtttgaagaaaatcggacaatcgatgcaaaaattatgaatttttaaagttttggtgttggaaccgctggatgaggagactactagaggttatgacgtatgagtggacaacaataccaagaaaatataaagaaaatactacaaaaatctatttttcatgaaaattacaatttccatcaacttgatattgacatatgttaagggtagcaattattccccctgctttctgaaagtggttgttccattgctctttcataattctagaaaagtgaatttttgttgaatt
Coding sequences within:
- the LOC140243440 gene encoding BTB/POZ domain-containing protein 17-like, with the protein product MLSDPTWQPHNELCDERSDNASGQVIRQKLVEEDPEALVFEDFLKFLYTATVTLTTDNVLSLVRLADKYMIPELHGFCNEFIDISSSDSVTMLSLLPKARAFNVPNVINLCHQSLLTNFNFLSGQQLLDMDAATLLLVLDSGPDLVVESEYALFEKIEPWLNQCEDDNIFVEVIKCIRFPFMNAAQLLKVTTTAVFLRASEKLPDLPLEVWQLQTLFREGSHGELPDEFPDPRLYLRPPNSDGSKDQIRQDARFESVAITVGSQRRLHVSPWIKKAGGEKQIFQKGKDKVLRVTVKKVSQDQIEIKLRSKLPFVSQKYHAAIAIGQPKQTPKYLKASGSESRRRMSSVNRRSKQNRSPYTAILNCKAKFAQPIRQGEKLRIHDVALIFKKQKRDSGKKVT